One window from the genome of Cyclobacterium amurskyense encodes:
- a CDS encoding DNA-3-methyladenine glycosylase I: MNDYKHDQTQKFRCPWCLGFEDYIRYHDEEWGVPVYSDRTHFEFLILESAQAGLSWATILKKRAGYAKAFESFDYQKVAEFSEDKITELTKDPSIVRNRLKIEAAVNNARRFMEVQSKYGTFTGFMLDFVDGKPVQNAWNNMEEVPSTTELSNKIAKELKRYGFKFLGSTTIYAHMQATGIINDHLVQCYRHQEVKRMAK, encoded by the coding sequence ATGAACGATTATAAACATGACCAAACTCAAAAATTCCGTTGCCCTTGGTGTCTTGGATTTGAAGATTATATAAGGTATCATGATGAGGAATGGGGGGTGCCTGTATACAGTGACCGAACCCATTTTGAGTTTCTGATTTTGGAAAGTGCCCAGGCCGGGCTGAGTTGGGCGACTATTCTGAAAAAACGGGCTGGATATGCTAAAGCCTTTGAAAGTTTTGATTATCAAAAAGTGGCGGAATTTTCCGAAGATAAAATTACTGAATTGACCAAAGATCCAAGTATTGTCAGGAATAGATTGAAAATTGAAGCAGCTGTAAACAATGCCAGAAGGTTTATGGAGGTTCAATCTAAATATGGAACTTTTACAGGGTTTATGTTGGATTTTGTAGATGGTAAACCAGTGCAAAATGCATGGAATAATATGGAGGAAGTTCCCTCCACTACTGAACTGTCTAATAAAATAGCCAAGGAACTTAAAAGGTATGGGTTTAAATTTTTAGGAAGCACAACTATTTATGCCCATATGCAAGCCACAGGGATTATCAATGACCATTTGGTGCAATGCTATCGGCATCAGGAAGTGAAACGAATGGCCAAATGA
- a CDS encoding Tll0287-like domain-containing protein has translation MMKVKYRLFSFGLLLAIGFGSCNDGKKIDRDLVEEVNKANEVKKLGEAEITEHAMEWGDEISMAAQKELMGVLQKAIEENGAEEAVGFCNTEALKITKKVADKYKVNIRRVSVKNRNPQNSPNEKELELLDAYAYNVNNNVDNHANIQKLDDGQTLLYTKAITIPNGLCLNCHGEPGKEINESTLEKINSLYPEDKAIDFKVGDLRGMWSIKMPKKEVVKDI, from the coding sequence ATGATGAAAGTAAAATACAGATTGTTTTCGTTCGGTCTCTTATTGGCTATTGGTTTTGGAAGTTGTAATGACGGAAAGAAAATCGATAGGGATCTCGTGGAAGAGGTTAATAAAGCCAATGAAGTTAAAAAATTGGGAGAAGCTGAAATTACAGAGCATGCCATGGAATGGGGTGATGAGATAAGTATGGCCGCTCAAAAGGAACTTATGGGGGTTTTACAAAAAGCAATTGAAGAAAATGGAGCAGAAGAGGCTGTTGGTTTTTGCAATACAGAAGCCTTGAAGATTACAAAAAAAGTAGCCGATAAATACAAGGTCAATATTAGAAGGGTATCTGTCAAGAACCGGAATCCACAAAATAGTCCCAATGAAAAGGAATTAGAATTGCTCGATGCTTATGCGTATAATGTCAATAATAATGTTGACAATCATGCCAATATCCAGAAATTGGACGATGGGCAAACTTTATTATATACCAAAGCCATCACTATTCCTAATGGGCTTTGTCTAAACTGTCATGGTGAACCAGGGAAAGAAATCAATGAATCAACACTAGAAAAAATCAATAGTTTGTATCCCGAGGACAAAGCTATTGATTTTAAAGTTGGTGATTTAAGGGGGATGTGGAGTATTAAAATGCCGAAAAAAGAAGTAGTGAAAGACATTTAA
- the prfA gene encoding peptide chain release factor 1, with amino-acid sequence MLDKLEAIKDRFEEVSQLIIQPDVMSDMGNYTKLSKEYKDLEKVVAAYDSYRLTLDNIESTKSILEKEKDPEFREMAKMEWEELKNQKDEMEEDLRKMLIPKDPNDSKDCILEIRSGTGGDEAAIFAGDLFRMYERFCEKQNWNLTVLDLTFGTSGGYKEIISSVSGADVYGMLKYESGVHRVQRVPATETQGRVHTSAATVAVLPEMEDVDVEIDMNEVRKDTYCSSGPGGQSVNTTYSAVRLTHEPSGIVVTCQDQKSQIKNFEKALKVLRSRIYEIELAKHNEAVGAQRRSMVGSGDRSDKIRTYNYPQSRVTDHRINKTVYNLPEVMEGSIEDFISALRFAENAEKMKGGGMED; translated from the coding sequence ATGCTGGACAAACTGGAAGCAATTAAAGATAGATTTGAGGAGGTTTCACAACTAATCATCCAACCGGATGTAATGAGTGACATGGGAAACTACACCAAATTATCAAAGGAATACAAGGATCTGGAAAAAGTCGTTGCGGCCTACGATAGCTATCGCCTCACGCTTGATAATATTGAAAGCACTAAGTCAATATTAGAAAAAGAAAAAGATCCAGAGTTCCGAGAAATGGCCAAGATGGAATGGGAGGAATTGAAAAACCAGAAGGATGAGATGGAGGAAGATCTCCGGAAGATGTTAATTCCGAAAGACCCGAACGACTCTAAGGATTGTATTCTTGAAATCCGTAGTGGAACAGGTGGAGATGAGGCAGCCATCTTTGCGGGTGACCTTTTTAGGATGTACGAAAGGTTTTGTGAAAAACAAAACTGGAATCTTACTGTACTTGATTTGACGTTTGGAACCTCTGGAGGTTATAAAGAAATCATTAGCTCTGTTTCTGGAGCAGATGTATATGGCATGTTAAAATATGAGTCAGGTGTTCATCGTGTGCAGCGGGTTCCGGCCACAGAAACACAGGGAAGGGTACACACCTCCGCCGCAACGGTTGCCGTTTTGCCTGAAATGGAAGATGTGGACGTAGAAATAGACATGAACGAAGTAAGAAAAGACACCTATTGCTCCTCAGGACCAGGGGGACAATCTGTCAACACCACTTACTCCGCCGTTAGGTTAACCCACGAACCTTCGGGAATAGTTGTTACCTGCCAAGATCAAAAATCACAAATAAAAAACTTTGAAAAGGCACTTAAGGTATTAAGATCAAGGATATATGAAATAGAATTGGCCAAGCACAATGAGGCAGTAGGTGCCCAAAGAAGATCCATGGTGGGTAGTGGAGACCGATCGGATAAGATAAGGACTTACAATTATCCTCAAAGTAGGGTTACCGATCATAGGATTAACAAAACAGTATACAACCTTCCAGAAGTCATGGAAGGCAGTATAGAAGACTTCATAAGTGCCCTTCGTTTTGCGGAAAATGCAGAGAAAATGAAAGGTGGAGGAATGGAAGATTAA
- a CDS encoding YCF48-related protein gives MKRGLLLCFFGLLLIQIGFGQSWRRVGDWGNDYKSIKWVNTNVGFIGGENILLKSIDGGLSWVELKLPMRLDVMDLSFFDEQNGILLSENGQIFKTINAGISWTSPSFPADLKLNKVLHVDENRLMISGENGLVLRSVNAGQSWTVSNLPTEAIINKIFFVDPELGYAVSSNAEIFKTLNTGESWEKYDSGFDVSLNSLYFINDTIGYAVGDQGAIIKTEDGALNWQFINSGIDTDLTDVVFNPSYPLIGVISGDGGTILRTTNAGLTFIEVNPRSDQDIESLSIRPNTNNVLGVASSGVVISSNNTGSSWSIRLSGTASDFRGVAFTTDMKGYVVGDDGLILLTSDGGNRFTDRSRPISLPFNSLFFNSANIGFISGDNGNIISTRNSGANWTTLNPGTNKNVNGLYFFDFNKGIAVGDQGLITITENQGVNWQTVSSGMANYNLKDVFFFNENDGVIIGEKGLVLISSNGGFDWEKVNIGSNADLKAIAILDEVTAIAVSTSSAVFKTRDKGLNWEPLQTGFNTPLSDIAFLDESVGFITGENGLIIRTFDGGDSWEKLETGTFQNFTGISFGDLNVGYVVGENGIFYQYTCQVPDVIPTIFGEDNICLSQQIYSIQDLGLDGEEYDWRVDGGSVIQGQGSSRVVVRWDTPGRNAVMVRGKNSCGNGETTALEVIVSEEPKQTTTIQGEGVVCVNTLEEYMVDSIPGTEYFWEATGGVVREGQGTSAITIEWTNLNEQRLTVSSINPCGQGPTTQKDIRVITIPDQPSVISGNVRVGFQEADYEITGEQDINYQWSIGSGGEIISGQGTPSIRVDWTTPGDHVVEVTPINACNQGPSRVLSVNVNLITSVAEEAEDENIEIFPSPSFGGDIHVALKGIAGVNYIGVYNAMGLKIKEVPTNEGQFVYFINNLPKGLHVLIIRTRTSEFKRKILVL, from the coding sequence ATGAAGCGGGGTTTACTTTTATGTTTTTTTGGCCTATTGCTTATCCAGATTGGATTTGGACAAAGTTGGAGAAGGGTTGGAGATTGGGGTAATGATTACAAATCAATAAAATGGGTAAACACAAATGTTGGCTTCATAGGTGGTGAAAACATTCTGCTCAAGTCCATAGATGGGGGGCTTAGCTGGGTTGAGCTGAAACTCCCAATGCGACTAGATGTGATGGATCTCTCATTTTTTGATGAGCAAAATGGTATATTGTTAAGCGAAAATGGTCAAATTTTTAAAACTATAAATGCTGGGATAAGTTGGACCTCCCCCAGCTTTCCAGCCGATTTGAAGCTGAATAAAGTATTACATGTCGACGAGAATAGACTGATGATTAGTGGGGAAAATGGTCTTGTCCTCCGCTCAGTTAATGCGGGACAATCATGGACTGTTTCCAACCTACCTACAGAAGCCATTATCAATAAAATATTTTTTGTAGACCCAGAGCTTGGTTATGCAGTTAGCTCAAATGCCGAAATTTTCAAAACTTTAAATACTGGCGAGTCCTGGGAAAAGTATGATTCAGGATTCGATGTTTCTTTGAATTCACTGTATTTTATTAATGATACTATTGGTTATGCAGTAGGTGATCAGGGGGCCATTATTAAGACAGAAGATGGTGCCCTAAACTGGCAATTTATTAATAGTGGTATTGATACTGATCTAACAGATGTGGTTTTTAATCCTTCCTACCCTCTTATAGGAGTGATTAGTGGAGATGGAGGCACAATATTAAGAACGACCAATGCAGGGCTTACTTTTATAGAAGTAAATCCTCGTTCAGATCAAGACATAGAAAGCCTATCAATAAGGCCGAACACAAACAATGTATTGGGAGTAGCCTCTAGCGGTGTTGTGATATCTTCCAATAATACGGGGTCGAGCTGGTCCATAAGATTATCTGGCACCGCTAGTGATTTTAGAGGGGTAGCCTTTACAACAGACATGAAGGGATATGTTGTTGGAGATGATGGTTTGATTTTATTAACTTCCGATGGGGGAAATAGATTTACCGATAGGTCTCGGCCTATTTCCTTACCATTTAATTCTTTGTTTTTTAATTCCGCTAATATAGGATTTATCTCTGGGGATAATGGGAATATCATTTCGACTAGAAATTCGGGCGCTAACTGGACTACCTTAAATCCAGGTACGAATAAAAATGTAAATGGACTTTACTTTTTTGATTTCAATAAAGGGATTGCGGTTGGGGATCAAGGGTTAATTACAATTACTGAAAATCAGGGGGTAAATTGGCAGACAGTGAGTTCAGGTATGGCTAATTACAACTTAAAAGACGTGTTTTTTTTCAATGAAAATGATGGAGTTATAATTGGTGAAAAGGGGTTGGTCTTAATTTCTTCTAATGGAGGTTTTGATTGGGAAAAGGTAAATATCGGAAGCAATGCTGATTTAAAAGCTATAGCAATATTAGATGAGGTGACAGCAATTGCAGTAAGTACTTCCAGTGCTGTATTCAAAACAAGGGACAAAGGACTCAATTGGGAGCCTTTACAAACAGGGTTTAATACGCCTTTATCTGATATAGCCTTTCTTGATGAGTCCGTAGGTTTTATCACAGGTGAAAATGGATTGATTATCCGAACTTTTGATGGGGGAGATTCTTGGGAGAAATTAGAAACAGGCACCTTTCAGAATTTTACGGGTATTAGCTTTGGGGATTTGAATGTTGGGTATGTGGTAGGAGAAAATGGAATTTTTTATCAATATACCTGTCAGGTTCCTGATGTGATTCCAACTATTTTTGGTGAAGATAATATTTGTCTCAGTCAACAGATTTATTCAATTCAGGACTTAGGATTAGATGGTGAAGAGTATGATTGGCGCGTAGATGGGGGGAGTGTTATTCAAGGGCAAGGTAGTTCCAGAGTTGTGGTTAGATGGGATACTCCCGGTAGGAATGCAGTAATGGTGAGAGGTAAGAATAGTTGTGGGAATGGAGAAACTACCGCCTTGGAAGTAATCGTTTCGGAAGAACCAAAACAAACAACCACCATCCAAGGTGAAGGTGTGGTATGTGTGAATACCTTGGAAGAATACATGGTAGATTCCATTCCAGGTACAGAGTACTTTTGGGAAGCTACAGGAGGTGTGGTTAGAGAAGGTCAAGGAACTTCAGCCATAACCATTGAATGGACGAATTTAAATGAGCAAAGGCTTACTGTATCAAGTATTAACCCTTGTGGTCAAGGTCCAACAACTCAGAAAGACATCCGGGTAATTACCATACCAGATCAACCTTCAGTAATATCGGGCAATGTAAGGGTAGGATTTCAGGAGGCTGATTATGAAATAACAGGTGAACAGGATATCAATTATCAATGGTCAATTGGTAGTGGTGGTGAAATCATTAGTGGACAGGGTACACCTTCAATTCGTGTAGATTGGACTACTCCTGGTGACCATGTAGTTGAAGTGACGCCTATAAACGCTTGTAATCAAGGGCCTAGTCGGGTGCTTTCTGTAAACGTTAACCTTATTACCTCAGTAGCCGAAGAGGCTGAAGATGAAAATATAGAAATATTTCCTAGCCCTTCATTTGGAGGAGATATACATGTTGCTTTAAAAGGTATAGCAGGGGTAAATTATATAGGGGTTTATAATGCGATGGGCCTAAAAATCAAAGAGGTGCCAACCAACGAAGGTCAATTTGTGTATTTTATCAATAACTTACCTAAAGGACTTCACGTGTTAATTATTAGAACAAGAACCAGCGAGTTTAAAAGGAAAATATTGGTGCTTTAA
- the gldJ gene encoding gliding motility lipoprotein GldJ, with protein sequence MKFENKNFQFSFFAAVALLGLLVSSCGNQTSRRTASNPGGISASTGAKYSFDEEDSAFQVFRLPREVIGPRLVFIQGGRAVLGSQEQDVMGFRDNVERTVTIASFYMDETEVTNVDYKEFLFNIADSVSTDSLQKLEPNEKVWANAMSYNDVYSTYYFRYPGFNFYPVAGVSWTQANAYSHWRTLYVNELEREKNFGGKKKKDDEEQSDPLTLDQLIERGVVFPNYRLPNEAEWEFAAKGMIGTQYMDENQENGRIYPWDGRGPRNPYNIKRKSRQGDFLANFKRGRGDYAGLSGSVSNDGEIIPTNVYDFPPNDFGLYNMAGNMNEWVQDVYRPLSFQDFDDLNPIRKDGTNDEQDTYQTTLIDDNYRVYKGGSWRDVAYWLAPGTRRFMHQDSASNHIGFRCAMIAVGGKDR encoded by the coding sequence ATGAAATTTGAGAATAAAAATTTTCAATTTAGTTTTTTTGCTGCAGTGGCATTACTGGGGCTTTTGGTGTCTTCTTGTGGAAATCAAACTTCCAGAAGAACTGCCAGCAATCCCGGAGGCATAAGTGCATCAACCGGAGCAAAATATAGTTTTGATGAAGAAGATTCAGCATTTCAGGTCTTTAGGCTTCCTAGAGAAGTGATAGGGCCGAGGCTTGTTTTTATCCAAGGAGGAAGGGCAGTCTTGGGATCTCAGGAACAAGATGTCATGGGTTTTCGTGACAATGTAGAACGAACAGTTACTATCGCTTCTTTTTACATGGATGAAACGGAGGTTACCAATGTGGATTATAAAGAGTTTCTTTTCAATATTGCTGACAGTGTCAGTACTGATTCGCTCCAGAAACTTGAGCCAAACGAAAAGGTATGGGCCAATGCCATGTCTTACAATGATGTTTATTCTACTTATTACTTTAGGTACCCTGGATTTAATTTTTATCCAGTAGCAGGTGTTAGTTGGACTCAGGCCAATGCTTATAGTCATTGGAGAACCCTATACGTAAATGAGTTGGAGAGGGAGAAAAACTTTGGAGGTAAGAAGAAAAAGGATGACGAAGAACAATCCGATCCACTTACCTTAGATCAGCTAATAGAGCGAGGCGTTGTTTTTCCTAATTACAGGCTTCCTAATGAAGCGGAATGGGAATTTGCTGCTAAAGGAATGATTGGAACCCAGTATATGGATGAAAATCAGGAAAATGGGCGAATCTATCCTTGGGATGGTAGAGGACCAAGAAATCCATACAACATAAAAAGAAAATCAAGACAAGGAGATTTTCTCGCCAACTTCAAAAGAGGAAGAGGTGATTATGCTGGATTATCTGGTAGTGTATCCAATGATGGAGAAATTATCCCTACCAATGTTTATGATTTTCCTCCAAATGATTTTGGACTATACAATATGGCAGGTAACATGAACGAATGGGTTCAAGATGTTTATCGACCACTTTCATTTCAGGATTTTGATGACCTTAACCCTATTAGAAAAGATGGAACCAATGATGAGCAAGACACTTATCAAACTACTTTGATTGATGACAATTACAGAGTTTATAAAGGTGGTTCTTGGAGAGATGTAGCTTATTGGTTGGCACCTGGGACCAGGAGATTTATGCACCAAGACTCAGCTTCTAATCACATTGGTTTCAGATGTGCCATGATTGCAGTGGGTGGAAAAGATAGATGA
- the mfd gene encoding transcription-repair coupling factor, with translation MDKQSFLSLYTDDPFVRNLGLSIGSGEHSRMNVKGLSGSMDMLIVHAISKVRGGFHVVLGNDSEEAAYLASDWQTFTGEAAYLFPASYKRPYHYDEVENANVLMRAEILNKLSGSMSEGKVLITSPEAIYEKVINKKSLKENTFAVKVGEKVDLSFIEELLSTYGFEKSDFVYEAGQFAVRGGIIDIYSYANDMPFRLELFGKEIDSIRTFDPETQLSTGSVEEISILPNIQTKMEQESRQPIMDFFPEGTCFWIKNYKNSTNVIQGLFEKACQYYDKIGESGALLMPPEKLFLDTSAFEAQLSSFTLLAFGHVFEWKDVPEFQFQGHPQPSFNKQFDLLVQNLNENRAKGITNIICSESEKQIGRLVNIFHELDPTLKVQTLPINLKEGFVDDSLKLACYTDHQIFERFYRYKSTKTTSKSKALTLKEIKNLHPGDYIVHVDYGIGRFAGLEKVEVTGKMQEAIRLVFRDDDLLYVNIHSLHKISKYSSQEGTMPIMSKLGTQEWENKKKRVKNKVKDIAKDLIKLYSQRKTASGHQFSTDSVLQVELESSFIYEDTPDQASATSDVKDDMEKPYPMDRLVCGDVGFGKTEVAVRAVFKAVNDRKQVAVLVPTTILAMQHYQTFKERLENFPVSIDFINRFRTAKEVKEIIEKVGNGEIDILIGTHKIVNKAMKFKDLGLLVIDEEQKFGVKVKDQLKQLRVNVDVLTLTATPIPRTLHFSLMGARDLSVIATPPPNRQPVTTEIYTFREEIIRDAISNELRRGGQVFFVHNRVMEIDSIANLILKLVPDAKVVGAHGQMDGKKLEKIMVDFIDGAYDVLVSTNIIESGLDIPNANTIIINRAHMFGMSDLHQMRGRVGRSNKKAFCYLLTPPTSTLTVETRKRLQAMEEFSDLGDGFKVAMRDLDIRGAGNLLGAEQSGFISDLGFEMYHKILDDAVQELKQTEFAALFENDLKQTVAPLVQDCVIETDMELLIPESYVSNISERLSLYSKLDDIKEEKALNEFREEIKDRFGTIPERVQALFETVELRWMAEKLGFEKLALKNEQMKCYFVSSDKDVYFSSPIFMNIIKFIQSKNRNCKIKETKDRLILIIKGVDNIQKAKNWLSDMLFVK, from the coding sequence TTGGACAAGCAGTCGTTTTTATCACTTTATACAGATGATCCATTTGTAAGAAATCTTGGATTAAGCATTGGTTCTGGTGAGCATTCAAGAATGAATGTTAAAGGGCTTTCAGGGAGTATGGACATGCTAATCGTTCATGCTATATCGAAAGTAAGAGGTGGCTTTCATGTTGTGTTAGGCAATGATAGCGAAGAGGCAGCCTATTTAGCGAGTGATTGGCAAACCTTTACTGGAGAAGCCGCCTATCTTTTTCCAGCTAGTTATAAAAGGCCATATCATTATGATGAAGTTGAGAATGCCAATGTATTGATGCGGGCAGAGATTCTCAACAAGCTGTCGGGCTCAATGTCTGAGGGAAAGGTGCTTATCACTTCTCCTGAGGCCATTTATGAAAAGGTTATTAATAAAAAGAGCTTAAAAGAAAACACCTTTGCTGTTAAGGTAGGTGAGAAAGTGGACCTTTCATTTATAGAGGAGCTATTAAGTACCTACGGCTTTGAGAAATCTGATTTTGTATACGAGGCAGGGCAATTTGCCGTTAGAGGTGGAATCATTGACATTTACTCTTATGCCAATGATATGCCTTTTCGTCTGGAACTTTTCGGTAAAGAAATAGACAGCATAAGGACCTTTGATCCAGAAACACAGTTGTCCACTGGCAGTGTTGAGGAGATTAGTATTCTGCCGAATATCCAAACGAAGATGGAACAGGAAAGTCGGCAGCCAATTATGGACTTTTTTCCTGAAGGAACCTGTTTTTGGATTAAAAATTATAAAAACTCTACAAATGTAATACAGGGGCTATTTGAAAAAGCTTGTCAGTATTACGATAAGATAGGAGAAAGTGGTGCTTTACTTATGCCACCAGAGAAGCTGTTTTTGGATACGAGTGCGTTTGAGGCCCAATTATCATCTTTTACCTTACTGGCTTTTGGACATGTCTTTGAATGGAAAGACGTGCCAGAATTCCAATTTCAGGGACATCCTCAGCCATCTTTCAACAAACAATTTGACCTCTTAGTCCAAAACCTTAATGAAAACAGAGCCAAAGGGATTACCAATATTATTTGTTCGGAAAGTGAGAAGCAAATAGGTCGTCTGGTTAATATTTTTCATGAGTTGGATCCCACTTTGAAGGTTCAGACATTACCAATTAATCTTAAGGAAGGTTTTGTGGATGACTCATTGAAGTTGGCTTGCTATACGGACCATCAAATTTTCGAAAGGTTCTACAGATACAAGTCCACAAAAACCACTTCCAAATCTAAGGCACTTACACTAAAAGAAATAAAAAATCTTCATCCTGGAGATTATATTGTCCATGTTGACTATGGAATAGGGCGGTTTGCAGGTTTGGAAAAGGTAGAGGTCACAGGGAAAATGCAAGAAGCCATCCGTTTAGTCTTTAGAGATGATGACCTGCTTTATGTCAATATTCACTCTTTACATAAAATCTCTAAGTATAGCAGTCAGGAAGGTACCATGCCTATAATGTCCAAATTGGGTACTCAGGAGTGGGAGAACAAAAAGAAACGGGTTAAAAATAAAGTCAAGGATATTGCAAAGGATTTAATTAAACTTTATTCTCAACGCAAGACAGCTTCGGGACATCAATTTTCTACAGATAGTGTATTACAAGTAGAACTGGAAAGTTCTTTTATATACGAAGATACTCCTGATCAAGCTTCGGCCACATCGGATGTAAAAGATGACATGGAGAAGCCTTACCCTATGGATAGGCTAGTTTGTGGGGATGTTGGGTTTGGTAAAACCGAGGTAGCCGTAAGAGCAGTATTCAAGGCCGTAAATGACAGGAAGCAAGTAGCGGTATTGGTGCCGACTACAATTTTAGCCATGCAGCATTACCAGACATTTAAAGAGCGTCTGGAAAATTTTCCCGTTTCCATAGATTTTATTAACCGGTTTAGAACCGCCAAAGAAGTAAAAGAGATCATTGAAAAAGTAGGCAATGGAGAAATAGACATTCTTATCGGGACCCATAAGATAGTGAACAAGGCAATGAAGTTTAAAGATCTTGGCTTATTGGTCATTGATGAGGAACAGAAGTTTGGGGTAAAGGTCAAGGATCAATTGAAGCAACTTAGGGTAAATGTAGACGTGCTTACATTGACAGCTACTCCTATTCCCCGAACCCTTCATTTTTCATTAATGGGGGCTAGAGACCTGTCGGTAATCGCTACTCCTCCGCCAAACCGACAGCCTGTAACTACAGAAATATATACCTTTAGAGAAGAAATCATTAGAGATGCGATATCCAATGAACTTCGCCGTGGTGGTCAGGTCTTTTTTGTCCATAACCGAGTTATGGAAATTGACTCAATTGCCAATTTGATATTGAAGTTGGTGCCAGATGCCAAGGTGGTAGGAGCTCATGGGCAGATGGACGGTAAAAAGTTGGAAAAAATCATGGTGGACTTTATCGATGGAGCTTATGATGTATTGGTCTCTACCAATATTATTGAGTCAGGGCTGGATATACCAAATGCCAATACGATTATCATCAATAGGGCACACATGTTTGGTATGAGTGACTTGCACCAGATGAGAGGTAGAGTAGGGAGAAGCAACAAAAAAGCTTTCTGTTACCTGCTCACTCCGCCCACTTCAACGTTAACCGTAGAAACCAGAAAAAGGCTTCAGGCGATGGAAGAATTTTCTGATCTTGGAGATGGATTTAAAGTGGCAATGAGAGATTTGGATATCCGTGGAGCAGGAAACCTTTTAGGAGCTGAACAAAGTGGGTTTATTTCTGATTTGGGATTTGAAATGTATCACAAAATTCTTGATGATGCGGTTCAGGAGCTCAAGCAGACAGAATTTGCCGCACTATTTGAAAATGACCTAAAACAGACTGTTGCTCCATTGGTGCAGGACTGTGTGATTGAGACAGATATGGAGTTACTTATCCCAGAGAGTTATGTGAGTAATATTTCTGAGCGGTTAAGTTTGTATTCTAAATTGGATGATATAAAAGAAGAAAAGGCGCTTAATGAATTTAGAGAGGAGATAAAGGACAGATTTGGTACCATTCCGGAAAGAGTACAGGCTTTATTTGAGACGGTAGAGTTAAGATGGATGGCTGAGAAACTTGGGTTTGAAAAACTTGCCCTGAAAAATGAACAAATGAAGTGTTACTTCGTTTCTTCGGATAAAGATGTTTATTTTAGTTCTCCAATCTTTATGAATATTATTAAGTTTATTCAATCGAAGAACAGAAATTGTAAAATAAAAGAAACCAAAGATCGTTTAATTCTTATAATCAAAGGGGTCGATAATATTCAAAAGGCTAAAAATTGGCTTTCTGATATGTTATTTGTAAAATAG